In the genome of Paenibacillus sp. FSL R5-0766, one region contains:
- a CDS encoding right-handed parallel beta-helix repeat-containing protein — protein sequence MKLFPSTSTHVSARSARSLKERSLKSKMAHICLSAAFPLLLIGGGSVGAEELIESSLQNPSESVATSNIALAAGDLYVSPGGSASNPGTLNSPTSLANALTQIAPGKTIYLRGGTYNFSQTITIERGNSGTSSQRKNLVAYGSEKPVFDFSAQAFASTNRGLQMFGDYWFVKGLEVKGAGDNGIFIGGSYNRLEQIEAHHNRDTGIQMGRYASTAAKSEWPAYNEVIRSYSHNNYDPDDGEDADGFAAKLTVGPGNVFDGCIAAYNVDDGWDLYSKTDTGAIGAVTIRNSIAYANGATSDGTSTSNSDGNGFKLGGEKIAVNHIVENSIAFNNKKHGFTYNSNPGSIQMKNNTSWNNGQSNFAFDKGTHIFTNNLSFQGGASDKTSGTDVSSTNVWWKNKKSENAKGLLASAADFVSLVPSVTRSADGTPVLSNFLKLAGGSDLIGSGTPAGKNIGAR from the coding sequence ATGAAATTATTCCCATCCACATCCACTCATGTATCTGCACGATCTGCACGTTCTCTGAAGGAACGCTCCCTCAAATCCAAAATGGCCCATATCTGTCTGAGTGCCGCGTTCCCTCTATTATTGATTGGTGGTGGATCGGTTGGTGCTGAAGAGCTGATCGAGAGCAGCTTGCAAAATCCCTCTGAATCGGTGGCGACTTCGAATATCGCACTTGCTGCGGGTGATCTGTATGTGTCTCCTGGCGGCTCAGCCAGCAATCCGGGAACACTGAACAGTCCAACGTCACTGGCTAACGCATTGACCCAGATCGCACCAGGCAAAACGATCTATCTACGCGGCGGTACCTATAACTTCTCCCAGACCATTACCATTGAACGTGGCAACAGCGGCACATCGAGCCAACGTAAAAACCTGGTGGCGTATGGATCGGAAAAACCGGTCTTTGATTTCTCCGCTCAAGCCTTCGCTTCCACCAATCGTGGACTGCAAATGTTCGGAGACTACTGGTTCGTCAAAGGGCTTGAGGTGAAGGGTGCGGGCGACAACGGCATCTTCATCGGAGGCAGTTACAACCGTCTGGAGCAGATCGAAGCTCATCACAACCGGGATACGGGTATTCAAATGGGACGTTATGCTTCCACAGCCGCCAAGAGTGAATGGCCTGCATATAATGAAGTGATTCGTTCTTACTCCCACAACAACTATGACCCCGATGACGGCGAGGATGCAGACGGTTTTGCGGCCAAACTGACCGTAGGCCCGGGCAACGTCTTCGACGGTTGTATTGCGGCCTATAACGTGGACGATGGCTGGGATCTGTATAGCAAAACGGACACAGGTGCCATCGGCGCGGTCACGATCCGTAACAGCATCGCCTATGCTAACGGTGCAACATCAGACGGCACCTCCACCTCCAACAGCGATGGCAACGGCTTCAAGCTCGGCGGCGAGAAGATTGCGGTGAATCATATCGTCGAGAACAGCATTGCGTTTAATAACAAAAAGCACGGCTTCACATATAACAGCAATCCCGGTTCGATTCAGATGAAAAATAACACCTCCTGGAACAACGGGCAAAGCAACTTTGCCTTCGATAAAGGCACCCATATCTTCACCAACAACCTATCCTTCCAAGGTGGCGCCAGCGACAAAACGAGCGGAACCGACGTCAGCAGCACCAACGTCTGGTGGAAAAACAAAAAAAGCGAGAATGCCAAAGGCCTGCTCGCCAGCGCAGCCGACTTTGTCTCCCTCGTGCCTTCGGTAACGCGTAGCGCGGATGGCACGCCTGTCCTAAGCAATTTCCTGAAGCTTGCAGGTGGTAGTGATCTGATCGGCTCGGGTACGCCAGCGGGTAAGAATATTGGGGCACGGTAG
- a CDS encoding DUF6809 family protein: MSNLIEDLFHGNLRLDESIHPEQVEYQEINRQISDLMQDYKTQLTGNEYDALEQLIDLIGQSTSMYVEAAFEQGFRTGGRLMIEVLAKP, encoded by the coding sequence ATGTCAAACCTGATCGAGGATTTGTTTCACGGGAACCTGCGGTTGGACGAGTCGATTCATCCTGAGCAGGTCGAATATCAAGAGATCAATCGCCAAATATCGGACCTGATGCAGGACTACAAAACACAGCTTACGGGGAACGAATACGATGCTCTGGAACAACTGATAGACTTGATCGGACAATCCACATCCATGTATGTGGAAGCAGCGTTTGAGCAAGGTTTTCGCACAGGCGGCAGACTGATGATTGAGGTTTTAGCCAAACCGTGA
- a CDS encoding helix-turn-helix transcriptional regulator translates to MYARIRNLREDKDLSQTQMATYLGCSQRVYSNYERGELDIPTAILIKLADYHQTSTDYLLNRTDVKKPYPIN, encoded by the coding sequence ATGTATGCTCGTATACGCAATTTGCGTGAAGACAAAGACTTATCCCAAACACAAATGGCCACCTATCTTGGCTGTAGCCAACGTGTATATAGCAACTATGAACGTGGTGAGTTGGATATTCCAACAGCTATATTGATAAAGCTTGCTGATTATCATCAAACCAGCACAGATTATCTTTTAAATCGGACAGATGTAAAAAAACCTTATCCTATAAATTGA
- a CDS encoding TrlF family AAA-like ATPase: MNDLRGSKWRKWDLHFHTPSSFDYQNKSITNLEIIEGLEKKEVRAVAITDHHVMDVERIEELQRLGKEKGITVFPGIELRSELGGSESIHFIGIFPEDSDVREISVKLQGKLEITSSDIRRKGDDFVYSDFKESSELIHELGGIVTVHAGKKTNGIESIRNNQKYKQAIKKDLVEGGYIDVFEVGQLDDVDDYQNIVFPHLGRNFPLIICSDNHLIKEYHTKANLWIKSDLTYKGLKQAITDSNDRIKLGIKPEQIVNYETKKTKIIDSLIINKTNHKMTDSWFDECNLKFNSGLVSIIGNKGNGKSALVDILGLLGGSSHNTFEFLNEKKFRNSKNNISQHFEATLKWASEDTFTKSLSENVSNTEVEKVKYIPQQYLEKLCNEMNIASGNSFDDEIKKVIFSHISIENRLGCETFDLLLALKTKELSEEMNIYRMQVSETNSLICEIELKLTNTYREQLTEQLRVKQLEYDQHIKTKPEVVEKPLSGDQVDSGYAQLAEEVALLNAQKSQLQDEKYMKVEKRKFFVKKQEAVKSSLGKIDNFVLQFDKLIKDLSENLELLEVNQEQIITLKIDKSLLLFNQEQINDELIKLTEYLDENSVESYNYLYEGLNEKLKQLEEKLDRPNKLYQSYLTQMEQWGRVEKELMGDALTPNSLAYIRNQLIELDSLLPAELIKLKDLRKQLSNQIFDLIQKLISTYKDLYNPVQIAISTHPLIREKYQLNFEVSIVLNTFVEEFFKMVGNSRGSFYGTEDGNRRLKDIIDKYEFLNFDSIVSFIEEIILNLETDQRYSSKSDIPIESQLRKGVTKEQIYSFLFNLNYLSPIYALKLGDKEIDKLSPGEKGALLLMFYLLVDLDDRPLIIDQPEENLDNQSVFELLVPCIKEAKNRRQIFIVTHNPNLAVVCDAEQIIYSSIDKKNGNRVNYLTGAIENIEVNNKIVDILEGTWPAFDNRTNKYIMLV; this comes from the coding sequence TTGAACGATTTACGTGGATCAAAATGGAGAAAATGGGATTTACATTTCCATACACCATCTTCATTTGATTATCAAAACAAGTCAATTACTAATTTAGAGATAATAGAGGGTCTCGAAAAAAAAGAGGTTAGAGCAGTAGCCATAACAGATCATCATGTCATGGATGTAGAAAGAATAGAGGAGCTTCAGAGATTAGGTAAAGAAAAAGGGATTACTGTATTTCCCGGAATTGAGTTAAGATCTGAACTCGGTGGAAGTGAATCTATACATTTTATTGGTATTTTTCCAGAAGATTCTGATGTTAGAGAAATATCAGTGAAATTACAAGGGAAGCTTGAAATCACTTCCTCTGATATTAGAAGGAAAGGTGACGATTTTGTTTATTCTGATTTCAAAGAATCTTCCGAATTAATACATGAACTTGGTGGAATTGTAACAGTACATGCTGGTAAGAAAACAAATGGTATTGAAAGCATTCGCAACAACCAAAAATATAAACAGGCTATAAAGAAAGACTTGGTAGAAGGCGGATATATAGATGTATTCGAGGTTGGGCAGCTGGATGACGTGGACGATTATCAAAACATTGTATTCCCACACTTGGGAAGGAACTTTCCTTTGATTATTTGTTCAGACAATCATCTAATTAAGGAATATCACACAAAAGCAAATCTTTGGATTAAATCTGATCTTACTTATAAAGGGCTAAAACAAGCAATTACTGACTCAAACGATAGAATAAAATTAGGAATAAAGCCTGAGCAAATAGTTAATTATGAAACAAAAAAAACCAAAATAATAGACTCACTTATTATAAATAAAACCAATCATAAAATGACAGATTCATGGTTTGATGAATGTAATTTAAAGTTTAACTCAGGACTTGTTTCTATTATAGGAAATAAAGGAAATGGAAAGAGTGCATTAGTGGATATACTCGGATTATTAGGAGGAAGTTCACATAATACCTTTGAATTCTTAAATGAGAAAAAATTCAGAAATTCAAAAAACAATATCTCACAGCATTTTGAAGCGACATTAAAATGGGCAAGTGAAGATACATTTACAAAAAGTCTGTCTGAAAATGTGTCTAACACTGAAGTTGAAAAAGTCAAATATATCCCCCAGCAATATTTAGAGAAACTATGCAATGAAATGAATATCGCTAGTGGCAACAGTTTTGATGATGAAATAAAAAAGGTTATTTTTTCTCATATTAGTATCGAGAATAGACTTGGCTGTGAAACTTTTGACTTATTGTTGGCTCTAAAGACTAAAGAACTGTCTGAGGAAATGAATATTTATAGAATGCAAGTTAGTGAAACTAATTCATTAATATGTGAAATAGAATTAAAATTAACAAATACTTATAGAGAACAGCTGACTGAGCAACTAAGAGTAAAACAATTAGAATATGATCAACATATAAAAACAAAGCCAGAAGTAGTAGAAAAACCACTTAGTGGTGATCAAGTAGATAGTGGCTATGCGCAATTGGCTGAAGAAGTAGCTTTACTGAATGCTCAAAAGTCGCAGCTTCAAGATGAAAAATATATGAAAGTAGAAAAAAGGAAATTTTTTGTCAAGAAACAAGAAGCAGTCAAAAGTTCATTGGGGAAAATTGATAATTTCGTTTTACAGTTTGACAAACTAATAAAAGATTTAAGTGAAAATTTAGAATTGTTAGAAGTGAATCAAGAACAAATAATTACTTTGAAAATTGATAAATCTTTACTTTTATTTAATCAAGAACAGATTAATGATGAACTTATCAAACTAACTGAGTATTTGGATGAAAACTCTGTTGAATCATATAATTACCTATATGAAGGTCTAAATGAAAAACTAAAACAACTTGAAGAGAAATTGGATAGGCCCAATAAACTCTATCAATCTTACTTGACGCAAATGGAACAATGGGGAAGAGTAGAAAAGGAATTAATGGGGGATGCGTTAACACCGAATTCACTTGCATACATACGCAACCAACTGATTGAACTTGATTCTCTGTTACCAGCCGAACTGATTAAGTTAAAAGATTTGAGAAAACAGCTTTCTAATCAAATATTTGATTTAATACAGAAGTTAATATCTACGTATAAGGATCTTTATAATCCTGTTCAAATTGCGATAAGTACCCATCCTTTGATCAGGGAAAAATACCAGCTGAACTTCGAAGTCTCAATAGTGCTAAACACATTTGTGGAAGAATTTTTTAAAATGGTTGGGAATTCTAGAGGCTCATTTTATGGAACAGAAGATGGAAATAGAAGACTAAAAGATATTATTGATAAGTACGAATTTTTAAACTTTGATTCCATTGTTTCTTTTATTGAAGAAATTATTCTAAACTTAGAAACAGATCAGAGATATTCATCTAAATCTGATATACCTATTGAGTCACAGCTTCGAAAAGGTGTGACCAAAGAGCAAATATATAGTTTTTTGTTTAATCTAAATTATTTATCACCAATCTATGCTTTAAAACTTGGAGATAAGGAAATTGATAAGCTGTCACCCGGGGAAAAGGGTGCGTTATTGTTAATGTTTTATCTCTTAGTTGATCTGGATGACCGCCCTTTAATAATAGACCAACCTGAGGAAAATCTAGACAATCAATCGGTTTTTGAACTGCTGGTTCCTTGCATTAAAGAAGCGAAAAATAGAAGGCAAATATTTATTGTTACTCATAACCCCAATTTAGCAGTTGTGTGTGATGCGGAACAAATTATTTATAGTTCAATTGATAAGAAAAATGGAAATAGAGTTAACTATCTTACAGGGGCAATCGAAAATATCGAGGTCAATAATAAAATTGTTGATATTCTTGAAGGGACATGGCCAGCTTTCGATAACAGAACAAATAAATATATTATGTTGGTGTAA